The proteins below are encoded in one region of Labeo rohita strain BAU-BD-2019 chromosome 15, IGBB_LRoh.1.0, whole genome shotgun sequence:
- the rbp2a gene encoding retinol-binding protein 2a has product MPADFNGTWEMVSNDNFDDVMKALDIDFATRKIAVHLKQTKVIVQNGDKFETKTLSTFRNYEVNFTMGEEFDEYTKGLDNRNVKTLVTWDGDKMVCVQKGEKENRGWKQWIEGDLLHLEIHCQDKLCHQVFKKKN; this is encoded by the exons ATGCCGGCTGATTTCAATGGAACGTGGGAGATGGTCAGCAATGACAACTTTGATGATGTCATGAAGGCTTTAG ATATTGACTTTGCCACCCGTAAGATTGCAGTGCATCTCAAACAGACTAAGGTCATTGTGCAGAATGGAGACAAATTTGAGACCAAAACTCTCAGCACCTTCAGAAACTATGAGGTCAATTTCACTATGGGGGAGGAGTTTGACGAGTACACAAAAGGGCTGGACAACAGAAATGTTAAG aCCCTGGTGACGTGGGATGGTGATAAAATGGTGTGTGTGCAAAAGGGAGAAAAGGAGAACCGTGGCTGGAAGCAATGGATTGAAGGAGATCTGCTTCACTTG GAGATCCATTGTCAGGACAAACTCTGCCATCAAGTATTCAAGAAGAAAAACTAA